In Orenia marismortui DSM 5156, the sequence GACAATATAAAAAACAGCCAAATTAGAAAAGAAGAGCTAAAGGAGAATATTGATAAATTAGAAGAAGAATACTTAGCCTTGGCCAAAAAACTATCAAGTAAAAGAAAAGAGATGGCTAATATTTTAGAAAAAAATATTTCAAAAGAATTAAAAGATTTATCTATGATGCAAACAGTATTTAAAATAGATTTTAAAGAAAGAGATACTTATTCTAAGGATGGTATTGATAAGGTTGAATTTTTAATTTCACCAAATCCTGGTTCTAAGTTAAAGCCATTAGCTAAAATAGCTTCTGGTGGAGAATTATCTAGGGTGATGTTATCTTTAAAGACGATAACTGCAGATATTGATCAGATATCCACTTTAATTTTTGATGAAATTGATACTGGAATTGGTGGAAGAGTAGGAAAATTAGTAGCTGACAAGTTAGATTCTCTAGCCAAAAATCATCAAATAATCTGTATTACTCACCTTCCTCAGATAGCATGTATGGCAGATAATCATCATTTAATCATGAAAAAAATTGTTAATAATGAAACTGAGACAGTAATTCATCCTTTAAAAGACAATGCTAGAATCAGAGAATTAGCAAGAATGTTAGATGGTAGTTTAAGTGAGACTACATTGGATCATGCTGAAGAATTACTTAAATCAGCTATAAATAAAAAAAGAAATAAGTAAAGTAGAATTGAATAGATTTTATTTATCTAGGGCATCTTTATTAGTAAAGATGCTCTTTTTTAATTTCATATTCAAGAGAATTTTATAAATTCTTATATCTATAAAAGTATAACTATTTTTTAATTTATAGAATTCTCTTATTAATAGTAATGTCTTTTAATTTTACAAGTCTCTAATAGTTTATTAAGCAGATGAAAGTTGTAATTTGAATAGTTGGAAGATACTACACAGGTGGGGCTGTGTAGGAGTGTGGTTAATGAAAAATTATAAAAGAATAATCGGACTTAATTGTTTCTTAATAGTAATATTAATTTTATTAATGCCTCAGATATTAATTTTTTTAGGTTTACCAAATACTTGCCAAATTATAGAAGGTAATAAAGCATCATTAAAGATACATTTACCCTTTAATGTATCGGTTGAGTCTAATAATCAAGGAAGTTTAAAGGTTAATGGTAAAAATGTTTCTAGTCAAGAGTTAAATATTAATTTATCTAAGCCTTTAGCTTTGCAGGCATCTAATACGGGAAAGTATGACTTGAACTTTAAGTTGTTTGGTTTGATCCCCTTAAGAAAGATGGTAGTAAATGTTCTTCCGGAGATTAAAGTCATCCCAGGTGGACAAGCTATTGGAGTTATTCTAAAATCAGATGGAATTATGGTAGTTAGAAGTTCATATGTAGTAGATAGCAATGGGGAAAAACATTTTCCTGCTAAAGATGCAGGAATAGAAGTAGGAGATAGCTTATTAAAGGTTAATGATATTGGAATTAAGAATAAGTATCACCTGGCTAAATTAATAAATCAATATGGAAAAAATAGTAAGAAAATAAGATTTAAGATTAGAAAGCAGTCAGGTAAAGTTGTTTTTAAAGATATTCTTCCTATTAGAAATGAAGATGGTCATTATATGATAGGGATTTATGTTGATGATGGAGCCACTGGTGTAGGAACTATGTCCTTTTATGATCCCAATCAAGGTTATTATGGAGCTTTAGGACATATGATAACTGAAGCTAATACCCAATTAAAAATTGATGTAGGAGAGGGGGAGGTTGTTAGAGCTAATATTTCTGGTATTAACCAAAGTCAAAAAGGATTGCCAGGGGAGAAGTTAGGTACTTTTTTTAATGGGCAAGGGGTCTTAGGAAATATAATCAGAAATAATGATTTTGGTATTTACGGAAAATTATCAATTATTCCTAAGCATCCTTATTTTAATAAAGCTATACCTGTATCAAGCCCTTTAGAAGTTACAGAAGGTCCGGCAGAAATTTATACAGTTCTTCATGGTGGTAGTATTGAAAGGTTTAAAATAGTCATTGAAAAAGTAAAAAGACAGTATCAGCCTGCAGAAAAAGGATTAATTATCAGAATAACTGATCCTGATCTTTTAACTCAGACTGGTGGGATTATTCAGGGAATGAGTGGAAGTCCTATAGTACAAAATGGAAAATTGGTAGGAGCGATAACTCATGTCTTTGTGAATGATTCGACTCGTGGCTATGGGATATTGGCTCAATGGATGATCAAACAATCTGGTCTATTAGAAGAGAAAAACATCAAAAAATCTATTTCATAGATTTTTTGATGTTTTTTGTTTTTGAAAGGAGGAATTTGGAAATTAGCATAGAACTTCTAGTATAGAGTTACTATGAGGAGGAAAATTAAATATGAAAAAAGACATAATTAAGGTGTTGTTAGTAGATGATAATAAGGATTTCTGTAATCTGATTAAGGAGTATCTTAATCAGCAAGATGAGTTTGAAGTAGTTGGAGTAGCTAACGATGGAATTGCTGCTTTAGAGATGATTGAAGAAACTGAATTTGATGTATTGATATTAGATGTTATTATGCCACATTTAGATGGTATTGGGGTATTAGAAGAACTGTATAGTAAAGATTTAAGTAGTAAATTTAAAATTATTATGTTAACTGCTTTTGGACAAGAAGAATTAACCCAGAGAGTAGTAAATTTAGGTGCTGATTATTATATTCTAAAACCTTTTGATTTAGAAAAATTATCTGATAGAATTAGACAGGTAACCTTATCAAACTCTAATAGTAATACAGGATATGCTAAAAAAGTGCAACCGAATATCTATAAGAATGTAGAAGAGAGAATTACAGATATTATGCATCAGATAGGAATTCCAGCCCATATTAAAGGCTATTTATATCTTAGAAAAGCAATTTCTAAGGTAATAGAAGAGGTGGAATTATTAGGAGCAGTTACTAAAGAATTATATCCTTTAGTAGCTAAAGAGTATAATACAACTGCAAGTAGAGTAGAAAGAGCAATTCGACATGCTATTGAGGTAACTTGGGAACGAGGAAATACAAAGGCTATTAATAAACTTTTTGGACATTCAGTAACAAGTTCTACAGGAAAGCCAACTAATTCACAATTTATTGCTAAAGTTGCTGATAAATTAAGAATTGAGCTTAGAGTAAGTTAAAAATATTAAAATTAAGTTTGAACTCAAGCATCCTAACTAGGATGCTTTTTTATTTGAGACAATGAAGTTAGAAGTTCAATAATCAAGTTGACATTATTACCTTTAATTAGAAGTATGAGAGAGGATAAATCAAGCTATACTAAATATAGTAGTAAATTTAGGAGGCTCCCAAGATGCAATTAACTGGAAAAGTTAGATTAGGAATTAAGACAAAGAAATTAGTTAAGGAATTAGTTGAAGGGGAGATTGCAGTTATTGCACATAGAGATATTGATCAACTTGCTGCAGAGTCATTAATAGAGAAGAAAGTAAAGGCAATAATTAATCTCAATCCATCTATTAGTGGGAAATATCCTAATTTAGGACCTAGAAGATTATTAGAAGCAGGAATACCAATGATAGATAATGTTGAAAAAGATTTGTTTGAAAAATTAAATAATGGAGATTTAGTTCAAATTATTGACAATAAGATAATAAAGGATAAGAAAATAATAGCAGCAGGGGAAGTTTTAAATCAACAAAGGCTAGAAATAAAATTAGAGCAGACTAAAGAGAATTTGGAAGAAGAATTAATTAAATTTGTTGATAATACTTTAGATTATGCCAAGAAAGAAAAAGAGCTTATTTTGGGAATAGATATACCAAACATAGATACAGATTTAGAAAATAAAGATGTTTTGATTGTAGTTAGAGGAAAAGATTATAGACAGGATTTAGAAGCTGTAATTTCTTATATTAGAGAAACAAATCCTGTTTTAATAGGTGTGGATGGTGGAGCAGATGCCTTGGTAGAATACGGGTTTGAACCTGATATTATTATAGGAGATATGGATAGTATTAGTGATAAGATATTATCTTGTGGGGCAGAGATTATTGTTCATGCCTATCCTGATGGAAGAGCTCCAGGAATGAAGAGAGTAGAAAACTTGGGCTTAAAGGCTAAGCTTTTTCCTGCTCCAGGAACTAGTGAGGATATTGCTATGTTATTAGCCTATGAAAAAGGTGCAGAACTGATTGTGGCTGTTGGTACTCATACTACTATGATAGACTTCTTAGAAAAAGGTCGTCCAGGTATGGCAAGCACTTTTTTGGTCAGATTAAAGGTGGGAAGTAGATTAGTTGATGCTAAAGGGGTTAATAAATTATACCAAAGTCAGATTAAACCTAAATATGTTGCTGAAGTATTAATAGCTTCTTTAATTCCTATTATTGCTATTATAAGTGTCTCATCACCAATCCATCAATTGATAAAACTCATACTTATCAAACTAAGAATTAATATTGGTTTTTAGGAGGAGAAAAGATGCTAGTAGATATAAGATATCATATAATTACAGTTGTGATTATATTTGTTACACTAGCAATAGGAATTTTAATTGGTAGCAGTATGTTAGGAAATGATTTAATAATTGAAGAACAGAAAAACCTTGTTTCTAAATTAGAGGATGATTTTAGATATTTAAGAAGTGAAAATAAACAATTTGAAAGAGAGGTCAATACCTTAGAGGCTAGATTAGCAGATAATATAAAATTTCAAAAAATGATTATGCCTTTGGTTGTTAAAGGACAATTAGAAAAGCAGAGTTTATTATTAGTTGTAGGTGATAATATATCTTCTGATTTGAAAAATCAACTTATTAAAGCATTAAAATTAGCTAATGCAGAATCTATCAGCCTAGTAGATGGTATATCTGATATAGAAATAAAAGGTGAATTTAGCAGAGTATTATTTTTAGGACAAGTTAATAAGGAAATAAAAGATTATTACTCGAAGTTAAGTAAGGGGACTATAAAGATTAATTCTGATGAGCTAAATAATATTTCAGGATTGATTAAATTGGTATTTGAAGTTGCGTCAAAAGACTTAGCTGATATGAGAGGTGTGACTAGTGAATAAAACAGTTTCAGCTATAATCCCTGCTTACAATGAAGAAGATAGTATAGAGGCTACGATCAAAACTGTTAAATCTATAGATAAAGTTAAGGAAGTTATTGTTATTGATGATGGGTCAGAAGATGAGACCTATCAAAAGGCTATTAAAGTAGCTCATAAAGTAATTAGATTAGATGTAAACCAAGGAAAGGGCAGTGCTCTAAATTATGGCTTAAAAGAGGCTAAGGGTGATATTTTATTATTATTAGATGGGGATTTGGCTGAAAGTGCTTCTGAAGCTGAGAAATTAATAGAGCCATTGTTGGCTGATAGAGCTGATATGTCTATTGCTCAATTTCCTCCTAGCCAAATTAAAGGTGGTTTTGGTTTGGTTAAAGCTTTGGCAAATTGGGGTTTGAAGAAGATGACTTATCAGGAATTTTCAGCGCCCCTTTCTGGTCAAAGAGCATTATCTAAGGATGTAATAAAAAAGATAGATAGCTTTGCAGAAGGATTTGGTGTAGAAGTTGCTTTGACAATTGATGTATGCAAAGCAGGATTTAAAGTAGAAGAAGTTCCCGTTAATATGAATCATCGTGAAACTAAAAGAGATATTAAAGGTTTTCTTCATCGTGGTAAACAGTTTAAAGATGTGCTAAGAGTTATTCTTCTAAAAATGAGAAGGTGAGAAAATGATAGAATTAATACTTATAATTACTTTAAGCATTATCTTAAATAAAGTCAGCTTTAAATTGATTCCATCACTATTAATAGATGGTGATGCTGTTGCTAAAAATTATCGTGGTGAAGTAATCCCTCTAGGTTATGGTTTGGTATTTAGTTTAAACTTAGTTATCATTATGATAGTTGGAACTATATTTGGTTATTATGAAGTTTATCAGATTTATAATTTTATAATTCTGATTTTGGCTATGTCTTTTATTGGTCTTTTGGATGACACCATAGGAAATAAAGATAAACAAGGATTTAGTGGTCACTTTAAGGCATTATTATTTCAAAAAAAATTAACTACAGGGACAATAAAAGCCTTATTTGCTTTTATTGTTGTATTCTTTATCAATTTTTATATAAATCAAGATCTAAGTAATCTCATTATTAATGGAGTTTTGATTTTATTGATGACAAATTTTATTAATTTATTAGATTTGCGTCCTGGTAGAGCTTTAAAAGTGACATTGTTCTTTTTATTATTAATTTTAATATTGAGTTCAAAAAACCATTTATTAATCATACCTATAATAATAACGGTATTATTTGCTTTATCTTTTGATCTACAAGCTAAGGGGATGATGGGTGATATAGGATCAAATGTATTGGGGGTGATACTAGGTCTATTGATAGTTGGTAGTTTTTCTTTTATTTTACGGTTGATGATTATTAGTGCCTTAGTTTTTATTCACTTATATTCAGAATTTTATTCAATATCAGAATTAATAAAGCAGAATAAGATATTATCATATTTTGACAGACTTGGAAGGTGAAATGATTTTTATAAAATCTCATTATATTCTTGACTGAATAAATCAAAGCATATATAATAGACTAAAAGTTACTTATATGTGTCACGGTGAGTAGCTAGAAGTAGAGAAGAATGTAAAGATAAAAAGGAGGAGTTTGAGTATGGAGAAGAAAGAAACACAACGTGACCAATGGGGAAGTAGATTTGGTTTTATTTTAGCTGCCATTGGTTCTGCAGTTGGTTTGGGTAATATTTGGCGTTTTCCGTATATGGCATATGAAAATGGAGGAGGTGCCTTCTTAGTACCTTATTTCTTTGCTTTATTAACAGCAGGGATTCCATTATTAGTTTTAGAGATGGGATTAGGACATAAGATGAGAGGATCTGCACCTTTATCATTTAGAAAGATTAAAGAGAAATATGAAACTCTTGGATGGTGGACTGTATTAATTACTTTTGTAGTAACAGTATACTATTCTGTAATTATTGCTTGGGCAGTTAGCTTTGTTTTCTTTGCATTTAAACAAAGTTGGGGTGCTAAGCCAGATGAGTTCTTCTTTGGGGAATATCTAAAGATGACAAATTTCTGGAAAATTGGTGGTATTAGGTTTAATGTTTTAGCTAGTTTAGCCCTTGTTTGGGGACTGAATTATTTGATTTTATATAAGGGTATCAAAGAGGGAATTGAAAAAGCTAGTAAGATTTTTATGCCTTTATTAGCTGTATTAGTTGTTTTAATTACAGTTAGAGGTATTACATTACCTGGTGCTATTGAAGGAATCAATCATTTCTTAGAACCTGATTTTTCAGTTTTAAAAGACTCAAGTGTATGGGTTAGTGCATATGGTCAAGTATTCTTTACTTTAAGTTTAGGTTTTGGAATTATGATTGCCTATGCTAGTTATTTGCCTAAAAAATCTGATGTTGTTAATAATGCATTTATTACTGCCTTTGGAAATAGTGGATTTAGTTTCTTAGCTGGAATTGCTATTTTTGGGGTCTTAGGTTATATGGCACAAAGTCAAGGAGTTGCTTTTAAAGAGGTTGTAACTAGTGGAATTGGTTTAGCTTTTATTGCTTTTCCTAAAGCTATTAATTTATTACCTGGTTTTAATGGATTATTTGGAGCTTTATTCTTCTTATGTTTAGTTGTTTCTGGTTTGTCATCAACAATTTCCTTAATTGAATCATTTTCATCTTCAATCATGGATAAATTCCAAATGACTAGAAAGAAAGCAGTTACTATAGTATGTGGATTAGGATTCTTAGGAAGTGCAATCTTTGCTACTGGAATGGGATTAGTTATCTTAGATGTAGTGGACCACTTCTTAAATAACTATGGATTAGCTGTAGTCGGTTTAGTTGAATGTATTCTTCTTGGCTATTTCTGGGGATTACCTAATATCAAGAAGCATGTTAATGGAATTTCTGACTTTAAAGTAGGTGTTTGGTGGAATATAGCTATTAAGTCTGTTACTATTCCTATTCTAACTATTATGTTAGCTTTTAAATTTAAAGCTGAGGTAACTTCTTTGTATGGAGGATATCCTCTTAGTGCGATACTAACATTAGGTTGGGGAGTTGTAATAGGTTTAATTGTTCTAGCTTATGTTATGAAGAATATAAAATGGAATGAAGATGTATTATTAGATGCAGATATTGTAAAGGAGGAGATCTAAGATGTCAGCAGGAGCAATGGGAATGTTAGCTTTTGGAGTGACTGTATTATTTGGTGGTTTAGCAGTTTGTTTGAATATTGCTATGAAGAATAATTAATCTTAATATATATGAAATCCTAATTCGTATTTATGCGGATTAGGATTTTTAGTGTTTAAAGTAAAGTAGTATTAGTTTTATTTTTAAAAAGTATGATGATTTGAGTATAAAGTCATATTAAGCAGTGACTGCTTAACTTAGTTACTTGTTACTTAAGTATTATTATATTTATTGTCTTATGTACTTAATAATAGCTTAATTAACTGCAACTACATAGTTTATTTTTAAAATTTTAATTTTTTGCTTAAATAGAGGAATTATAATATTAATAATGTAATAAAGAAAAAATAGTGTAATCATATGCTAAGAGAATAATTGAAAATAATAAATCTGATATTTAAGGAGAGGGAGAAGATGAATCAGGATAGAATTGTGAATTTCTTTTTAGAGTTAGTTCAGATAGATAGTGTTTCTAAAGAAGAAGGTAATCTTGCTGAATATTTAGTAAAGGTTTTAGAAGAGCTAGGTTTAGAAGTTAGAAGAGATAATATTGCTCAAGAGGTTGGAGGCCAAAGTGGTAATATAATAGCAAAATTGGCTGGGGATCCTTCAAAGCCAACATTATTGTTAAGTTCTCATATGGATACAGTAACTCCTGGAAAGGGTATTAAACCAGTCATTAAAGATGGAGTTATTTATAGTGAAGGAGATACAATTTTAGGATCAGATGATAAAGCTGGTATTACAACAATTATTGAAGCTTTAAGAGTTATTAAAGAGGAAGAAATAGAACATGGAGATATAGAAGTTGTACTTACTATTGGTGAAGAGATAGGATTGTTAGGGTCCAAAAATTTAGATTATAATTTGATTGAAGCTGATTATGGAATAGTATTTGATTCTGGAGGTCCAATTGGTAGTATCTTTACTCAAGCTCCTACACAAGATAAGATTTATGTTAAGGTAAAGGGTAAAGCTGCTCATGCTGGGATGAACCCGTCATCTGGGATTAATGCTATCAAGGTTGCTAGTGTTGCTTTATCTAATATGAAATTAGGTCAGGTTGATGATGAGACTACAGCTAATATTGGAGTAATTAAAGGTGGTCAAGCAACTAATATTGTACCTGATCTGGTTGAATTAGAAGGTGAAGCCAGAAGTTTGAAAGAAGATAAATTGGATCGTCAGACTAAGCATATGTGTGATATATTTAATAAAGCAGCTAATAAATTTAAAGCAGAGGTAGATATTGATGTACAAAGAATGTATCCAGCTTTTGATTTAGCTAGAAATACTAAAATTGTTGATATAGCAATTAAGGCTGCTCGTAAGATTGGGATTAAGCCTTCGCTACAATCCACTGGTGGTGGAAGTGATGCTAATATATTTAATGGACATGGAATTCCAACAATTAATACTAGTGTAGGTATGAATGATGTACATTCAACAGAGGAGAATATCAAAATTGATGATTTAGTCTCTGCTGTTAAGTATTGTTTATCAATTATCGAAGAATCTGGGATATAATAGTAAACAAAACAAAAGATTACTTGATTTTTTTTACTTCTTTGTGTATAATTTATTTATATTGTTTAAAGAGGAAGCGTTTCCAAGATTCATTATATAATCTTATGATTCTTCTTTATAGGTGATTTATAGTATACTTCAATAAACAATATAAGGATGAGGATATAATTTTATAAGGAGGAACATAATGAATTGTTCAAGGATTTTACAATTGTCTAATAGAATTGATTACTTAAAAGAAGAGATGGATAGGTATAATCTCAGAGAAGATAAAGAAGAATTATTAGAGTTAAGTCAAAAATTGGATGAGTTAATTTTAGAATATATGAAAAATGGGATTCGAAATTAAATCTTTGTAGCCTCAGCAGTTAACTGCTGAGGCTACTTTATTCACAAATATATAAGTTGAACTAATAATTTTCATAAAAAACTTGTTTTGTTAGGAATTTAATCAATTTACACGAATAATTTAAAAAACTCAATTATATATAGAACATAAAGAATAATTTAAATTTAATTAGAAACAAATTGAAACCCTAAATTTTTTTAACGCTGATTAAAATCTAATTAGATTCTGACCTTGTTTATTAGCTAGTAACCGTTAGATAATAGCCAATAGCATAATAACCCAAGAGTACTTCTTCAGTCATTTCTCTTTGGGTTTGAACAGATTAACCCTTCGCAAGATTTTAATTCTTAAAAATTACTAGAATTTAAATTCTAAGTATATAATATAAAATCTTTATTAGTTGCTATATAAATTAATTCTTCAGTTCTTTATTCGTGTTAATTTGTGGTTAAAAGTTATTTTAGTAAGTACTTATGTTTTAATGAAATTCTTTAATTCAATCTATATAGATTGAATTAAAGAATTTTTTTTATTAAACTACAAATACTAGTTTAGGAGTTAGGATAAAGACTTCATTAATTTAATTGGATTATTTTGGAAGGTGTTTCTTCTTTTATGGTGAATTAATTATTTAGTTTATGGAGGATATTATATGTTAGAAATTAGACAAGGAAAAGTTATTGAAATTTTATCTCATAGAGATGGATTAACAGAAATAAGAATAGATATTAATGGTAAGGAAAAAAAGGGTATTTGTTATGATTATTTAAGTGGAAGAGTAGAGGTAGGTGATGAAGTTGTAGTTAATACAACTGCGACCTCTTTAGCTTTAGGAACAGGTGGTTACGATTTTGTGATAAATATTTTGGGCAAAGATAGTGAGTTAGAGGCTCAAGGCCATATTATGAAGATGAGGTATACTCCCTATCAGATACAAACCTTTAGTGTAGAGGAACAAGATAGTCCTTATCATGAAAGAATCAATAATTTTCATTCTTTAATAGAAACGCCAGTGATAGCAGGGACTTTGCATAGTATGTTAGTACCGATTACAGTTATGATTAAAAAGAAAGCTCCTCAGGCAAGAATAACTTATGTAATGACTGATGGTGCAGCATTACCTATTCAATTTAGTAATATAGTTCATTATTTGAAAAAAGAAGAGATTATTGATAATACTATTACCATAGGCCATTCTTTTGGTGGTGATTTAGAAGCAGTAAATATCTATTCAGCTTTAATTGCTGCTTATGAGATACAAGAAGCAGATATAATAATAGTATCTATGGGCCCAGGTATTGTAGGGACAGGAACTAAATATGGATTTACTGGGGTAGAACAGGCTGATATCTTGCATGCTACTAAAGTATTAGGAGGTAGACCAATAGCTGTACCAAGAATAAGTTTTTCTGATAAGAGAGAAAGGCATTATGGCTTAAGCCATCATAGTAGAACGAACCTAGGAGAGCTTGCTTTGATAAGAGCTAAGGTTGGTATACCTTATTTAACCCAAGAGAAGAATAGTGTCTTAGAGCAACAGTTGAGTGATTCGGAAATTATCAATAAACATGATATAATCTATCGTAAGGGAAAAGAGGTCTTAGAGGTGTTAGGGGAGCTAGATTTTGAAGTTACAACTATGGGCAGAAGAGTAGAAGAAGAACAGGAATATTTTATGGCTGCAGGTATAGCAGGAATAATTGCTAGTGAGGAACTAAGAAAGGAAGATGAGAATGGATCTAAGGGAGAAGACAGTTAATAGTAAGAAGATATACAAAGGGAAGATAGTCAATTTAAGGTTAGATGAGGTAGAACTGCCTAATGGTAATTTTTCTAGAAGGGAGATAGTTGAGCATAATGGGGCTGTTGCTATTGTACCTTATTATAAGAATAAGGTGATTATGGTAGAGCAATTTCGTAAAGCTACAGAGGAGATATTGTTAGAGATTCCTG encodes:
- the spoIVB gene encoding SpoIVB peptidase, producing the protein MKNYKRIIGLNCFLIVILILLMPQILIFLGLPNTCQIIEGNKASLKIHLPFNVSVESNNQGSLKVNGKNVSSQELNINLSKPLALQASNTGKYDLNFKLFGLIPLRKMVVNVLPEIKVIPGGQAIGVILKSDGIMVVRSSYVVDSNGEKHFPAKDAGIEVGDSLLKVNDIGIKNKYHLAKLINQYGKNSKKIRFKIRKQSGKVVFKDILPIRNEDGHYMIGIYVDDGATGVGTMSFYDPNQGYYGALGHMITEANTQLKIDVGEGEVVRANISGINQSQKGLPGEKLGTFFNGQGVLGNIIRNNDFGIYGKLSIIPKHPYFNKAIPVSSPLEVTEGPAEIYTVLHGGSIERFKIVIEKVKRQYQPAEKGLIIRITDPDLLTQTGGIIQGMSGSPIVQNGKLVGAITHVFVNDSTRGYGILAQWMIKQSGLLEEKNIKKSIS
- the spo0A gene encoding sporulation transcription factor Spo0A, with translation MKKDIIKVLLVDDNKDFCNLIKEYLNQQDEFEVVGVANDGIAALEMIEETEFDVLILDVIMPHLDGIGVLEELYSKDLSSKFKIIMLTAFGQEELTQRVVNLGADYYILKPFDLEKLSDRIRQVTLSNSNSNTGYAKKVQPNIYKNVEERITDIMHQIGIPAHIKGYLYLRKAISKVIEEVELLGAVTKELYPLVAKEYNTTASRVERAIRHAIEVTWERGNTKAINKLFGHSVTSSTGKPTNSQFIAKVADKLRIELRVS
- the steA gene encoding putative cytokinetic ring protein SteA; its protein translation is MQLTGKVRLGIKTKKLVKELVEGEIAVIAHRDIDQLAAESLIEKKVKAIINLNPSISGKYPNLGPRRLLEAGIPMIDNVEKDLFEKLNNGDLVQIIDNKIIKDKKIIAAGEVLNQQRLEIKLEQTKENLEEELIKFVDNTLDYAKKEKELILGIDIPNIDTDLENKDVLIVVRGKDYRQDLEAVISYIRETNPVLIGVDGGADALVEYGFEPDIIIGDMDSISDKILSCGAEIIVHAYPDGRAPGMKRVENLGLKAKLFPAPGTSEDIAMLLAYEKGAELIVAVGTHTTMIDFLEKGRPGMASTFLVRLKVGSRLVDAKGVNKLYQSQIKPKYVAEVLIASLIPIIAIISVSSPIHQLIKLILIKLRINIGF
- a CDS encoding copper transporter, which encodes MLVDIRYHIITVVIIFVTLAIGILIGSSMLGNDLIIEEQKNLVSKLEDDFRYLRSENKQFEREVNTLEARLADNIKFQKMIMPLVVKGQLEKQSLLLVVGDNISSDLKNQLIKALKLANAESISLVDGISDIEIKGEFSRVLFLGQVNKEIKDYYSKLSKGTIKINSDELNNISGLIKLVFEVASKDLADMRGVTSE
- a CDS encoding glycosyltransferase family 2 protein; amino-acid sequence: MNKTVSAIIPAYNEEDSIEATIKTVKSIDKVKEVIVIDDGSEDETYQKAIKVAHKVIRLDVNQGKGSALNYGLKEAKGDILLLLDGDLAESASEAEKLIEPLLADRADMSIAQFPPSQIKGGFGLVKALANWGLKKMTYQEFSAPLSGQRALSKDVIKKIDSFAEGFGVEVALTIDVCKAGFKVEEVPVNMNHRETKRDIKGFLHRGKQFKDVLRVILLKMRR
- a CDS encoding sodium-dependent transporter, whose product is MEKKETQRDQWGSRFGFILAAIGSAVGLGNIWRFPYMAYENGGGAFLVPYFFALLTAGIPLLVLEMGLGHKMRGSAPLSFRKIKEKYETLGWWTVLITFVVTVYYSVIIAWAVSFVFFAFKQSWGAKPDEFFFGEYLKMTNFWKIGGIRFNVLASLALVWGLNYLILYKGIKEGIEKASKIFMPLLAVLVVLITVRGITLPGAIEGINHFLEPDFSVLKDSSVWVSAYGQVFFTLSLGFGIMIAYASYLPKKSDVVNNAFITAFGNSGFSFLAGIAIFGVLGYMAQSQGVAFKEVVTSGIGLAFIAFPKAINLLPGFNGLFGALFFLCLVVSGLSSTISLIESFSSSIMDKFQMTRKKAVTIVCGLGFLGSAIFATGMGLVILDVVDHFLNNYGLAVVGLVECILLGYFWGLPNIKKHVNGISDFKVGVWWNIAIKSVTIPILTIMLAFKFKAEVTSLYGGYPLSAILTLGWGVVIGLIVLAYVMKNIKWNEDVLLDADIVKEEI
- a CDS encoding MetS family NSS transporter small subunit; the encoded protein is MSAGAMGMLAFGVTVLFGGLAVCLNIAMKNN
- a CDS encoding M20/M25/M40 family metallo-hydrolase, translated to MNQDRIVNFFLELVQIDSVSKEEGNLAEYLVKVLEELGLEVRRDNIAQEVGGQSGNIIAKLAGDPSKPTLLLSSHMDTVTPGKGIKPVIKDGVIYSEGDTILGSDDKAGITTIIEALRVIKEEEIEHGDIEVVLTIGEEIGLLGSKNLDYNLIEADYGIVFDSGGPIGSIFTQAPTQDKIYVKVKGKAAHAGMNPSSGINAIKVASVALSNMKLGQVDDETTANIGVIKGGQATNIVPDLVELEGEARSLKEDKLDRQTKHMCDIFNKAANKFKAEVDIDVQRMYPAFDLARNTKIVDIAIKAARKIGIKPSLQSTGGGSDANIFNGHGIPTINTSVGMNDVHSTEENIKIDDLVSAVKYCLSIIEESGI
- a CDS encoding aspartyl-phosphate phosphatase Spo0E family protein; translated protein: MNCSRILQLSNRIDYLKEEMDRYNLREDKEELLELSQKLDELILEYMKNGIRN
- a CDS encoding DUF3866 family protein, whose product is MLEIRQGKVIEILSHRDGLTEIRIDINGKEKKGICYDYLSGRVEVGDEVVVNTTATSLALGTGGYDFVINILGKDSELEAQGHIMKMRYTPYQIQTFSVEEQDSPYHERINNFHSLIETPVIAGTLHSMLVPITVMIKKKAPQARITYVMTDGAALPIQFSNIVHYLKKEEIIDNTITIGHSFGGDLEAVNIYSALIAAYEIQEADIIIVSMGPGIVGTGTKYGFTGVEQADILHATKVLGGRPIAVPRISFSDKRERHYGLSHHSRTNLGELALIRAKVGIPYLTQEKNSVLEQQLSDSEIINKHDIIYRKGKEVLEVLGELDFEVTTMGRRVEEEQEYFMAAGIAGIIASEELRKEDENGSKGEDS